The Candidatus Schekmanbacteria bacterium genome has a segment encoding these proteins:
- a CDS encoding glycosyltransferase family 1 protein, giving the protein MEILKILFAVPHYSFNIQGAIRPLLKDLSKGLSERGHKADVISLYIDEFWYPQWKKETFFDEGVKVTRLPSINPVPLRKGEKSNVLNFINCGAIPSPGFRRIVKEYDILNFFDMIDLTFPFFSLFLKVPKIHCCITLTEQFTFYMKHPLWRYVLSKTSDYYLTSTKHSLGLLHQLGIPEDKSDYLYHGVNTELFKPSEIERGKNTILFLSRIEPRKGLNILVEAMSLVKNPSILLIAGQAADDEYFKIVMKKAERENEKGFHKIEYIGIPSDEEKIKLFQSVSLFVLPSIFEDYGIVNLEALACETPVISTKVGGVPEVVRDGENGYVVNPGNVKDLAYAIDKLLENEDLRRQMGKKGREIVIKDFSWKKILDRLEVIYHNLISKRRV; this is encoded by the coding sequence ATAGAAATCTTGAAGATTCTTTTTGCTGTTCCCCATTATTCATTCAATATTCAGGGAGCGATTAGACCTCTGCTGAAAGACCTCTCAAAAGGACTTTCAGAGAGAGGACATAAAGCAGATGTCATTAGTCTTTACATAGATGAATTTTGGTATCCTCAATGGAAGAAAGAAACTTTTTTTGATGAAGGTGTTAAAGTAACAAGGTTGCCTTCGATAAACCCTGTTCCCCTCCGTAAGGGGGAAAAAAGTAATGTTTTAAATTTTATAAATTGTGGTGCTATTCCATCGCCCGGTTTCAGAAGGATTGTAAAAGAATATGATATCCTAAATTTTTTTGATATGATTGATTTAACTTTTCCTTTTTTTTCCCTTTTTTTGAAAGTGCCGAAGATTCATTGTTGTATTACATTAACAGAGCAATTTACCTTTTATATGAAGCATCCGCTATGGAGATATGTACTTTCCAAGACAAGTGATTATTATCTGACATCCACAAAACATTCGTTGGGGCTTTTACATCAGCTTGGAATTCCTGAGGATAAAAGCGATTACCTTTATCATGGAGTGAATACAGAGCTGTTTAAACCGTCAGAGATTGAAAGGGGAAAAAATACGATTCTTTTCCTTTCACGAATTGAGCCTCGTAAAGGATTGAATATCCTTGTAGAGGCAATGTCATTGGTTAAAAATCCATCAATTCTTTTGATTGCCGGGCAAGCGGCAGATGATGAGTATTTCAAGATAGTTATGAAAAAAGCTGAAAGAGAAAATGAAAAAGGATTTCACAAGATTGAATATATTGGAATTCCAAGCGATGAGGAAAAAATTAAACTTTTCCAAAGCGTTTCCCTGTTCGTTTTGCCGTCAATCTTTGAGGATTACGGTATAGTGAATCTTGAAGCGCTTGCTTGTGAAACTCCTGTGATTTCTACGAAAGTAGGAGGTGTGCCGGAAGTCGTCAGAGACGGTGAAAATGGGTATGTCGTTAATCCCGGAAATGTAAAGGATTTGGCATATGCTATTGATAAGTTGTTAGAAAATGAAGATTTAAGAAGACAAATGGGCAAAAAGGGAAGAGAAATCGTTATTAAAGATTTCTCCTGGAAGAAAATTTTAGACCGCCTTGAAGTGATTTATCATAATTTAATAAGTAAGAGAAGAGTTTAA
- a CDS encoding MFS transporter — MLHKKSETFIGISLRKGVKPHNVTVVYILATIVMILAALPSVILPLFLQEEIGISKGNQGVINTSIAIVNEIMGMICVGFVGLLSDKFGRKRLVSYGFLFAGIFFALLGLSGKAGNLFGLGGLPTVFIARWLLGIALLFIWPLIQAILTDYTYPEGRGKIMAIMGFAFTFGSMLAFALFSKLPALIGVINVFLLAGIISLIFSTVTSFGVVDVMGEKERKKVEWKRIIPVLKESSGLKLTYASAFAARADVIILGMFVMIWVTKVAADFGKTPSQAVAEGGMVIGISSAVGLLSYALWGYMAEKLGRLPTLAFGLFSSGVAYMLIGLIDNPFSKPFLICTLLCALGIHSEGVGAMTLTSDLSPRELVGSILGAYNSFGAVGVIVFLELGGFLFDYVSNTLPFVLTGAADFFVFLYAVMRWKKIRTEEMRARGLLVE; from the coding sequence TGCTGCGCTGCCTTCTGTAATTCTGCCCCTTTTCCTTCAAGAAGAGATTGGAATCAGTAAAGGGAATCAGGGAGTAATCAATACGAGTATTGCAATAGTAAATGAGATTATGGGAATGATTTGTGTGGGATTTGTAGGGCTATTATCAGATAAATTTGGAAGAAAACGCCTTGTTTCCTATGGATTTCTCTTTGCAGGCATTTTTTTTGCCCTTTTGGGTTTGTCTGGAAAAGCGGGTAATTTATTTGGCTTGGGAGGCCTTCCCACAGTTTTTATTGCACGTTGGCTTTTGGGGATAGCGCTTCTTTTTATCTGGCCCCTCATTCAGGCAATTCTTACGGATTACACATATCCTGAAGGCAGAGGTAAGATAATGGCAATAATGGGATTTGCCTTCACATTTGGTTCGATGCTTGCCTTTGCACTATTTTCAAAATTACCGGCTCTTATTGGAGTTATAAATGTTTTTCTTTTGGCAGGAATTATTTCGCTTATTTTTTCAACAGTCACAAGTTTCGGTGTCGTGGATGTGATGGGCGAAAAGGAAAGAAAAAAGGTAGAATGGAAAAGGATAATTCCTGTCCTAAAGGAAAGCTCAGGATTGAAGCTTACCTATGCTTCTGCCTTTGCGGCTCGTGCAGATGTCATTATCCTTGGAATGTTCGTAATGATATGGGTAACAAAGGTTGCCGCTGATTTTGGCAAAACTCCTTCACAGGCAGTTGCCGAAGGAGGGATGGTTATTGGTATTTCAAGTGCTGTTGGTTTGCTTTCTTATGCCCTTTGGGGATATATGGCTGAAAAGTTGGGCAGGCTTCCCACTCTCGCTTTTGGCCTTTTTTCAAGCGGAGTTGCCTATATGCTTATAGGCCTCATAGATAATCCCTTCTCAAAACCTTTTCTTATATGTACGCTTCTTTGCGCATTGGGAATTCATTCAGAAGGCGTAGGAGCAATGACTCTTACATCTGACCTTTCACCGCGCGAATTGGTAGGTTCTATTCTTGGTGCATACAATAGTTTTGGCGCTGTGGGAGTTATTGTTTTCTTAGAGTTGGGAGGTTTTTTATTTGACTATGTGAGCAATACACTCCCTTTTGTTTTAACTGGTGCCGCTGACTTTTTCGTCTTTCTTTATGCTGTTATGAGATGGAAAAAAATCAGGACTGAAGAGATGAGAGCAAGGGGATTATTAGTCGAATAA